Proteins from a single region of Candidatus Sulfotelmatobacter sp.:
- a CDS encoding MlaD family protein → MSRRTEIQVGLTVLVALGLLLWGVTWLKEISLTQKNRIWLVRFEQTGGLSQSDEVQVNGLRKGEVRDVRLVDGAVLVHLQLDSDVRLTHECRVAIRNVGLMGEKVIAVDLRMTGTPYTERDTIPGMYELGIAEVAAMLGDAVAPIGDLAEQLRTIAQAMSKSGDLAGTMKNLRLASEQLRQSVDENRRGVKLIVSNLQATSATTRALTTDREAELKKAIDHFASTAEKLDQLSGKLDSLRASLQSVAGKMDRGHGTIGKLINDDKLYDDTHAAVAELKSLIADIKANPKKYLTVKVF, encoded by the coding sequence ATGAGTCGTCGCACCGAAATCCAGGTGGGCCTGACCGTGCTGGTGGCGCTGGGGTTATTGCTGTGGGGTGTCACCTGGCTCAAGGAGATCTCGCTCACTCAGAAGAACCGCATCTGGCTGGTGCGCTTCGAGCAGACCGGAGGCCTGAGTCAGAGCGACGAGGTGCAGGTGAACGGGCTCCGTAAGGGCGAAGTGCGCGACGTGCGCCTGGTGGACGGCGCCGTGCTCGTCCACCTGCAGCTCGATTCCGATGTGAGGCTTACTCACGAGTGTCGCGTCGCGATCCGCAACGTTGGCCTGATGGGCGAGAAGGTGATCGCGGTGGACCTGCGCATGACCGGCACGCCCTACACCGAACGCGACACCATTCCCGGCATGTACGAGCTGGGCATCGCCGAAGTGGCGGCGATGCTCGGCGACGCGGTCGCGCCGATCGGCGATCTGGCCGAGCAGCTGCGCACGATCGCGCAGGCCATGAGCAAATCCGGCGACCTCGCCGGCACCATGAAGAACCTGAGGCTGGCGAGCGAGCAGTTGCGCCAGTCGGTCGACGAGAATCGCCGCGGCGTGAAGTTGATCGTTTCGAACCTGCAGGCGACCAGCGCGACGACCAGGGCGCTCACCACCGATCGAGAGGCCGAATTGAAGAAGGCGATCGACCACTTCGCCTCGACCGCCGAGAAGCTCGATCAGCTCTCTGGCAAGCTCGACTCGCTGCGCGCCTCGCTGCAGAGCGTGGCGGGCAAGATGGATCGCGGCCACGGCACGATCGGCAAGCTGATCAACGACGACAAGCTCTACGACGACACGCATGCCGCGGTAGCCGAACTGAAGTCGCTGATCGCCGACATCAAGGCGAATCCCAAGAAGTACCTGACCGTGAAGGTGTTCTAA
- the radA gene encoding DNA repair protein RadA — MAKSAKTAKTHFFCSQCGHEEARWFGRCSACGAWNSAAEAPVAGAAPGATARGARSSRGRWAPGGGARPTARPLAEIDVSDVRRARTGIDELDRVLGGGVVPGSVTLVGGDPGIGKSTLMMQLARRLAGGDGGAGHGLAAAAAQRVLYVSGEESESQVRLRADRLGAIPAGLLLLCESDVEAVLEAAAEVKPAVLIADSVQTLSRADLEGGPGTVTQVRESALALMHFAKATGTAVFLVGHVTKDGAVAGPRVLEHMVDAVLYLEGERYQHYRVLRAAKNRFGATHELGVFEMTGEGLREIGNPSEAFLASLAPGPASPGAPGGDAATLAPGSAVVASLEGSRPLLVEVQALVSSSFYATPQRVASGFDPRRLAVLLAVLERRVGLRLGRHDVFVTATGGIRLEEPGTDLGVALALASSFRSRPLLPRTLAVGEVSLSGELRRVTRLETRLHEAARLGFTRAGIPATQADEAKGAKLEVVPLATLREAFETLLGEAVKVAESRRPGHIAERLREEAGH, encoded by the coding sequence GTGGCGAAGAGCGCGAAGACCGCCAAGACCCACTTCTTCTGTTCGCAATGCGGGCACGAGGAAGCGCGCTGGTTCGGGCGCTGCTCGGCGTGCGGCGCGTGGAACTCGGCCGCCGAGGCGCCGGTTGCAGGCGCGGCGCCCGGGGCGACAGCGCGCGGCGCGCGTTCGTCGCGCGGACGCTGGGCGCCGGGCGGTGGGGCACGCCCCACCGCGCGCCCGCTCGCCGAGATCGACGTGAGCGACGTGCGGCGCGCGCGCACCGGCATCGACGAGCTGGATCGCGTGCTGGGCGGCGGCGTGGTGCCGGGCTCGGTGACGCTGGTGGGCGGCGATCCCGGAATCGGCAAGAGCACGCTGATGATGCAGCTCGCGCGCCGGCTCGCGGGCGGTGACGGCGGCGCGGGGCACGGTCTGGCCGCGGCCGCCGCGCAACGCGTGCTGTACGTGTCGGGCGAAGAGAGCGAGTCGCAGGTGCGACTGCGCGCCGATCGGCTGGGGGCGATTCCCGCCGGGCTGCTGCTGCTGTGCGAGAGCGACGTCGAGGCGGTGCTCGAAGCGGCCGCCGAGGTGAAGCCGGCGGTGCTGATCGCCGATTCGGTGCAGACGCTGTCGCGCGCCGATCTCGAGGGCGGCCCCGGCACCGTGACGCAGGTGCGCGAGTCGGCGCTCGCGCTCATGCACTTTGCCAAGGCCACCGGCACCGCGGTGTTCCTGGTCGGCCACGTCACCAAGGACGGCGCGGTCGCGGGGCCGCGCGTGCTCGAGCACATGGTGGACGCGGTGCTCTATCTCGAGGGCGAGCGCTATCAGCACTATCGCGTGCTGCGCGCCGCCAAGAATCGCTTCGGCGCCACCCACGAGCTGGGCGTGTTCGAGATGACCGGCGAAGGTCTCCGCGAGATCGGCAATCCGAGCGAAGCGTTTCTCGCCAGCCTTGCCCCGGGCCCGGCTTCGCCCGGTGCTCCGGGCGGCGACGCCGCGACACTTGCGCCGGGCTCGGCGGTGGTGGCGAGCCTCGAGGGCTCGCGGCCGCTGCTGGTCGAGGTGCAGGCGCTGGTGTCATCGTCGTTCTACGCCACGCCGCAGCGCGTGGCGAGCGGCTTCGATCCCAGGCGTCTGGCGGTGTTGCTCGCCGTGCTCGAGCGGCGCGTGGGGCTGCGCCTCGGTCGCCACGACGTGTTCGTCACCGCCACCGGCGGCATCCGTCTCGAGGAGCCCGGCACCGATCTGGGCGTGGCGCTGGCGCTGGCCTCGTCGTTCCGCTCCCGGCCGCTGCTGCCGCGCACGCTGGCGGTGGGCGAAGTGAGCCTGTCGGGCGAGCTGCGGCGCGTGACGCGGCTCGAGACGCGACTCCACGAGGCGGCGCGCCTTGGCTTCACGCGCGCCGGAATTCCGGCGACCCAGGCCGACGAGGCGAAGGGCGCGAAGCTCGAAGTGGTGCCGCTCGCCACCCTGCGCGAGGCCTTCGAGACGCTGCTCGGCGAGGCGGTGAAGGTGGCCGAGTCTCGACGACCCGGGCATATCGCCGAGCGCCTGCGCGAAGAGGCCGGGCATTGA